One Diceros bicornis minor isolate mBicDic1 chromosome 27, mDicBic1.mat.cur, whole genome shotgun sequence genomic region harbors:
- the CBS gene encoding cystathionine beta-synthase isoform X1 produces the protein MPSEIPQAEEGSAECPHLSGAPLGKGSLAEGSPEDKEAQECLWIRPDAPSRCTWQLGRPITDSPHHHTALTKSPKILPDILKKIGDTPMVRINKIGKNFGLKCELLAKCEFFNAGGSVKDRISLRMIEDAEQAGILKPGDTIIEPTSGNTGIGLALAATVKGYRCIIVMPEKMSMEKVDILRALGAEIVRTPTNARFDSPESHVGVAWRLRNEIPNSHILDQYRNASNPLAHYDTTAEEILQQCDGKLDMLVASAGTGGTITGIARKLKEKCPGCKIIGVDPEGSILAEPEELNQTERTAYEVEGIGYDFIPTVLDRTVVDKWFKSNDEESFTFARMLIAQEGLLCGGSAGSAVAAAVKAAQELREGQRCVVILPDSVRNYMSKFLSDKWMLQKGFLKEEDLTVKKPWWWHLRVQELSLSAPLTVLPTVTCEHTIEILREKGFDQAPVVDESGVILGMVTLGNMLSSLLAGKVQPADQVRKVIYRQFKQILLTDPLGKLSHILEMDHFALVVHEQIQCKYHSNGKASKRQMVFGVVTAIDLLNFVAAQERDRKRKSGGAVEPRAAGAAAQP, from the exons ATGCCTTCCGAGATACCCCAAGCAGAAGAAGGGTCTGCAGAGTGCCCGCACCTCTCAGGGGCACCCTTGGGGAAAGGAAGCCTGGCGGAGGGGTCCCCGGAAGACAAGGAAGCCCAGGAGTGCCTGTGGATCCGCCCCGATGCCCCGAGCAGGTGTACCTGGCAGCTGGGCAGACCCATCACCGACTCTCCGCATCACCACACTGCCTT GACAAAATCCCCCAAAATCTTGCCGGATATCCTGAAGAAAATTGGGGATACTCCCATGGTGAGAATCAACAAGATCGGGAAGAACTTTGGCCTGAAGTGTGAGCTCT TGGCTAAGTGTGAGTTCTTCAACGCGGGCGGGAGCGTGAAGGACCGCATCAGCCTGCGGATGATCGAGGATGCTGAGCAGGCTGGGATTCTGAAGCCCGGAGACACGATCATTGAGCCGACGTCCGGGAACACAG GGATCgggctggccctggctgccacCGTGAAGGGCTACCGCTGCATCATCGTGATGCCGGAGAAGATGAGCATGGAGAAG GTGGACATCCTGCGGGCCCTGGGGGCCGAGATCGTGAGGACGCCCACCAACGCCAGATTTGACTCCCCAGAGTCACACGTGGGGGTGGCGTGGAGACTGAGGAACGAGATCCCCAATTCTCACATCCTGGACCAG TACCGCAATGCCAGCAACCCCCTTGCTCACTACGACACCACCGCCGAGGAGATCCTGCAGCAGTGTGATG GGAAGCTGGACATGCTGGTGGCTTCAGCGGGCACGGGCGGCACCATTACGGGCATTGCCAGGAAGCTAAAGGAGAAGTGCCCTGGATGCAAA ATCATCGGGGTGGATCCCGAAGGCTCCATCCTGGCAGAGCCCGAGGAGCTGAACCAGACGGAGCGGACAGCCTACGAGGTGGAGGGCATCGGCTATGACTTCATCCCCACGGTGCTGGACCGCACG GTTGTGGACAAGTGGTTCAAGAGCAATGACGAGGAGTCCTTCACCTTCGCCCGCATGCTGATCGCGCAGGAGGGGCTGCTgtgcg GTGGCAGTGCGGGCAGCGCCGTGGCCGCGGCCGTGAAGGCGGCCCAGGAGCTGCGGGAGGGCCAGCGCTGCGTGGTGATCCTGCCCGACTCGGTCCGCAACTACAT GTCCAAGTTCCTGAGCGACAAATGGATGCTGCAGAAGGGCTTCCTGAAGGAGGAGGACCTCACGGTGAAGAAGCCGtg GTGGTGGCATCTCAGAGTCCAGGAGCTGAGCCTGTCAGCTCCCCTGACAGTGCTGCCCACGGTCACCTGTGAGCACACCATCGAGATCCTCCGAGAGAAGGGCTTCGACCAGGCGCCCGTGGTCGATGAGTCGGG GGTGATCCTGGGGATGGTGACTCTGGGGAACATGCTGTCATCCTTGCTCGCTGGGAAGGTTCAGCCAGCAGACCAGGTTCGCAAAGTCATCTACAGGCAGTTCAAACAG ATTCTCCTGACCGACCCACTGGGCAAGCTCTCGCACATCCTGGAGATGGACCACTTTGCCCTGGTGGTCCACGAGCAGATCCAGTGTAAGT ACCACAGCAACGGGAAGGCCAGTAAGAGGCAGATGGTGTTCGGGGTCGTCACCGCCATTGACCTGCTGAACTTTGTGGCTGCCCAGGAGCGAGACCGGAAGAGGAAGTCAGGAGGTGCCGTGGAGCCCAGAGCTGCCGGGGCAGCGGCGCAGCCCTGA
- the CBS gene encoding cystathionine beta-synthase isoform X5 yields the protein MAKCEFFNAGGSVKDRISLRMIEDAEQAGILKPGDTIIEPTSGNTGIGLALAATVKGYRCIIVMPEKMSMEKVDILRALGAEIVRTPTNARFDSPESHVGVAWRLRNEIPNSHILDQYRNASNPLAHYDTTAEEILQQCDGKLDMLVASAGTGGTITGIARKLKEKCPGCKIIGVDPEGSILAEPEELNQTERTAYEVEGIGYDFIPTVLDRTVVDKWFKSNDEESFTFARMLIAQEGLLCGGSAGSAVAAAVKAAQELREGQRCVVILPDSVRNYMSKFLSDKWMLQKGFLKEEDLTVKKPWWWHLRVQELSLSAPLTVLPTVTCEHTIEILREKGFDQAPVVDESGVILGMVTLGNMLSSLLAGKVQPADQVRKVIYRQFKQILLTDPLGKLSHILEMDHFALVVHEQIQCKYHSNGKASKRQMVFGVVTAIDLLNFVAAQERDRKRKSGGAVEPRAAGAAAQP from the exons A TGGCTAAGTGTGAGTTCTTCAACGCGGGCGGGAGCGTGAAGGACCGCATCAGCCTGCGGATGATCGAGGATGCTGAGCAGGCTGGGATTCTGAAGCCCGGAGACACGATCATTGAGCCGACGTCCGGGAACACAG GGATCgggctggccctggctgccacCGTGAAGGGCTACCGCTGCATCATCGTGATGCCGGAGAAGATGAGCATGGAGAAG GTGGACATCCTGCGGGCCCTGGGGGCCGAGATCGTGAGGACGCCCACCAACGCCAGATTTGACTCCCCAGAGTCACACGTGGGGGTGGCGTGGAGACTGAGGAACGAGATCCCCAATTCTCACATCCTGGACCAG TACCGCAATGCCAGCAACCCCCTTGCTCACTACGACACCACCGCCGAGGAGATCCTGCAGCAGTGTGATG GGAAGCTGGACATGCTGGTGGCTTCAGCGGGCACGGGCGGCACCATTACGGGCATTGCCAGGAAGCTAAAGGAGAAGTGCCCTGGATGCAAA ATCATCGGGGTGGATCCCGAAGGCTCCATCCTGGCAGAGCCCGAGGAGCTGAACCAGACGGAGCGGACAGCCTACGAGGTGGAGGGCATCGGCTATGACTTCATCCCCACGGTGCTGGACCGCACG GTTGTGGACAAGTGGTTCAAGAGCAATGACGAGGAGTCCTTCACCTTCGCCCGCATGCTGATCGCGCAGGAGGGGCTGCTgtgcg GTGGCAGTGCGGGCAGCGCCGTGGCCGCGGCCGTGAAGGCGGCCCAGGAGCTGCGGGAGGGCCAGCGCTGCGTGGTGATCCTGCCCGACTCGGTCCGCAACTACAT GTCCAAGTTCCTGAGCGACAAATGGATGCTGCAGAAGGGCTTCCTGAAGGAGGAGGACCTCACGGTGAAGAAGCCGtg GTGGTGGCATCTCAGAGTCCAGGAGCTGAGCCTGTCAGCTCCCCTGACAGTGCTGCCCACGGTCACCTGTGAGCACACCATCGAGATCCTCCGAGAGAAGGGCTTCGACCAGGCGCCCGTGGTCGATGAGTCGGG GGTGATCCTGGGGATGGTGACTCTGGGGAACATGCTGTCATCCTTGCTCGCTGGGAAGGTTCAGCCAGCAGACCAGGTTCGCAAAGTCATCTACAGGCAGTTCAAACAG ATTCTCCTGACCGACCCACTGGGCAAGCTCTCGCACATCCTGGAGATGGACCACTTTGCCCTGGTGGTCCACGAGCAGATCCAGTGTAAGT ACCACAGCAACGGGAAGGCCAGTAAGAGGCAGATGGTGTTCGGGGTCGTCACCGCCATTGACCTGCTGAACTTTGTGGCTGCCCAGGAGCGAGACCGGAAGAGGAAGTCAGGAGGTGCCGTGGAGCCCAGAGCTGCCGGGGCAGCGGCGCAGCCCTGA
- the CBS gene encoding cystathionine beta-synthase isoform X2, which translates to MPSEIPQAEEGSAECPHLSGAPLGKGSLAEGSPEDKEAQECLWIRPDAPSRCTWQLGRPITDSPHHHTALTKSPKILPDILKKIGDTPMVRINKIGKNFGLKCELLAKCEFFNAGGSVKDRISLRMIEDAEQAGILKPGDTIIEPTSGNTGIGLALAATVKGYRCIIVMPEKMSMEKVDILRALGAEIVRTPTNARFDSPESHVGVAWRLRNEIPNSHILDQYRNASNPLAHYDTTAEEILQQCDGKLDMLVASAGTGGTITGIARKLKEKCPGCKIIGVDPEGSILAEPEELNQTERTAYEVEGIGYDFIPTVLDRTVVDKWFKSNDEESFTFARMLIAQEGLLCGGSAGSAVAAAVKAAQELREGQRCVVILPDSVRNYMSKFLSDKWMLQKGFLKEEDLTVKKPWWWHLRVQELSLSAPLTVLPTVTCEHTIEILREKGFDQAPVVDESGVILGMVTLGNMLSSLLAGKVQPADQVRKVIYRQFKQILLTDPLGKLSHILEMDHFALVVHEQIQYHSNGKASKRQMVFGVVTAIDLLNFVAAQERDRKRKSGGAVEPRAAGAAAQP; encoded by the exons ATGCCTTCCGAGATACCCCAAGCAGAAGAAGGGTCTGCAGAGTGCCCGCACCTCTCAGGGGCACCCTTGGGGAAAGGAAGCCTGGCGGAGGGGTCCCCGGAAGACAAGGAAGCCCAGGAGTGCCTGTGGATCCGCCCCGATGCCCCGAGCAGGTGTACCTGGCAGCTGGGCAGACCCATCACCGACTCTCCGCATCACCACACTGCCTT GACAAAATCCCCCAAAATCTTGCCGGATATCCTGAAGAAAATTGGGGATACTCCCATGGTGAGAATCAACAAGATCGGGAAGAACTTTGGCCTGAAGTGTGAGCTCT TGGCTAAGTGTGAGTTCTTCAACGCGGGCGGGAGCGTGAAGGACCGCATCAGCCTGCGGATGATCGAGGATGCTGAGCAGGCTGGGATTCTGAAGCCCGGAGACACGATCATTGAGCCGACGTCCGGGAACACAG GGATCgggctggccctggctgccacCGTGAAGGGCTACCGCTGCATCATCGTGATGCCGGAGAAGATGAGCATGGAGAAG GTGGACATCCTGCGGGCCCTGGGGGCCGAGATCGTGAGGACGCCCACCAACGCCAGATTTGACTCCCCAGAGTCACACGTGGGGGTGGCGTGGAGACTGAGGAACGAGATCCCCAATTCTCACATCCTGGACCAG TACCGCAATGCCAGCAACCCCCTTGCTCACTACGACACCACCGCCGAGGAGATCCTGCAGCAGTGTGATG GGAAGCTGGACATGCTGGTGGCTTCAGCGGGCACGGGCGGCACCATTACGGGCATTGCCAGGAAGCTAAAGGAGAAGTGCCCTGGATGCAAA ATCATCGGGGTGGATCCCGAAGGCTCCATCCTGGCAGAGCCCGAGGAGCTGAACCAGACGGAGCGGACAGCCTACGAGGTGGAGGGCATCGGCTATGACTTCATCCCCACGGTGCTGGACCGCACG GTTGTGGACAAGTGGTTCAAGAGCAATGACGAGGAGTCCTTCACCTTCGCCCGCATGCTGATCGCGCAGGAGGGGCTGCTgtgcg GTGGCAGTGCGGGCAGCGCCGTGGCCGCGGCCGTGAAGGCGGCCCAGGAGCTGCGGGAGGGCCAGCGCTGCGTGGTGATCCTGCCCGACTCGGTCCGCAACTACAT GTCCAAGTTCCTGAGCGACAAATGGATGCTGCAGAAGGGCTTCCTGAAGGAGGAGGACCTCACGGTGAAGAAGCCGtg GTGGTGGCATCTCAGAGTCCAGGAGCTGAGCCTGTCAGCTCCCCTGACAGTGCTGCCCACGGTCACCTGTGAGCACACCATCGAGATCCTCCGAGAGAAGGGCTTCGACCAGGCGCCCGTGGTCGATGAGTCGGG GGTGATCCTGGGGATGGTGACTCTGGGGAACATGCTGTCATCCTTGCTCGCTGGGAAGGTTCAGCCAGCAGACCAGGTTCGCAAAGTCATCTACAGGCAGTTCAAACAG ATTCTCCTGACCGACCCACTGGGCAAGCTCTCGCACATCCTGGAGATGGACCACTTTGCCCTGGTGGTCCACGAGCAGATCCAGT ACCACAGCAACGGGAAGGCCAGTAAGAGGCAGATGGTGTTCGGGGTCGTCACCGCCATTGACCTGCTGAACTTTGTGGCTGCCCAGGAGCGAGACCGGAAGAGGAAGTCAGGAGGTGCCGTGGAGCCCAGAGCTGCCGGGGCAGCGGCGCAGCCCTGA
- the CBS gene encoding cystathionine beta-synthase isoform X4, translated as MPSEIPQAEEGSAECPHLSGAPLGKGSLAEGSPEDKEAQECLWIRPDAPSRCTWQLGRPITDSPHHHTALTKSPKILPDILKKIGDTPMVRINKIGKNFGLKCELLAKCEFFNAGGSVKDRISLRMIEDAEQAGILKPGDTIIEPTSGNTGIGLALAATVKGYRCIIVMPEKMSMEKVDILRALGAEIVRTPTNARFDSPESHVGVAWRLRNEIPNSHILDQYRNASNPLAHYDTTAEEILQQCDGKLDMLVASAGTGGTITGIARKLKEKCPGCKIIGVDPEGSILAEPEELNQTERTAYEVEGIGYDFIPTVLDRTVVDKWFKSNDEESFTFARMLIAQEGLLCGGSAGSAVAAAVKAAQELREGQRCVVILPDSVRNYMSKFLSDKWMLQKGFLKEEDLTVKKPWWWHLRVQELSLSAPLTVLPTVTCEHTIEILREKGFDQAPVVDESGVILGMVTLGNMLSSLLAGKVQPADQVRKVIYRQFKQILLTDPLGKLSHILEMDHFALVVHEQIQ; from the exons ATGCCTTCCGAGATACCCCAAGCAGAAGAAGGGTCTGCAGAGTGCCCGCACCTCTCAGGGGCACCCTTGGGGAAAGGAAGCCTGGCGGAGGGGTCCCCGGAAGACAAGGAAGCCCAGGAGTGCCTGTGGATCCGCCCCGATGCCCCGAGCAGGTGTACCTGGCAGCTGGGCAGACCCATCACCGACTCTCCGCATCACCACACTGCCTT GACAAAATCCCCCAAAATCTTGCCGGATATCCTGAAGAAAATTGGGGATACTCCCATGGTGAGAATCAACAAGATCGGGAAGAACTTTGGCCTGAAGTGTGAGCTCT TGGCTAAGTGTGAGTTCTTCAACGCGGGCGGGAGCGTGAAGGACCGCATCAGCCTGCGGATGATCGAGGATGCTGAGCAGGCTGGGATTCTGAAGCCCGGAGACACGATCATTGAGCCGACGTCCGGGAACACAG GGATCgggctggccctggctgccacCGTGAAGGGCTACCGCTGCATCATCGTGATGCCGGAGAAGATGAGCATGGAGAAG GTGGACATCCTGCGGGCCCTGGGGGCCGAGATCGTGAGGACGCCCACCAACGCCAGATTTGACTCCCCAGAGTCACACGTGGGGGTGGCGTGGAGACTGAGGAACGAGATCCCCAATTCTCACATCCTGGACCAG TACCGCAATGCCAGCAACCCCCTTGCTCACTACGACACCACCGCCGAGGAGATCCTGCAGCAGTGTGATG GGAAGCTGGACATGCTGGTGGCTTCAGCGGGCACGGGCGGCACCATTACGGGCATTGCCAGGAAGCTAAAGGAGAAGTGCCCTGGATGCAAA ATCATCGGGGTGGATCCCGAAGGCTCCATCCTGGCAGAGCCCGAGGAGCTGAACCAGACGGAGCGGACAGCCTACGAGGTGGAGGGCATCGGCTATGACTTCATCCCCACGGTGCTGGACCGCACG GTTGTGGACAAGTGGTTCAAGAGCAATGACGAGGAGTCCTTCACCTTCGCCCGCATGCTGATCGCGCAGGAGGGGCTGCTgtgcg GTGGCAGTGCGGGCAGCGCCGTGGCCGCGGCCGTGAAGGCGGCCCAGGAGCTGCGGGAGGGCCAGCGCTGCGTGGTGATCCTGCCCGACTCGGTCCGCAACTACAT GTCCAAGTTCCTGAGCGACAAATGGATGCTGCAGAAGGGCTTCCTGAAGGAGGAGGACCTCACGGTGAAGAAGCCGtg GTGGTGGCATCTCAGAGTCCAGGAGCTGAGCCTGTCAGCTCCCCTGACAGTGCTGCCCACGGTCACCTGTGAGCACACCATCGAGATCCTCCGAGAGAAGGGCTTCGACCAGGCGCCCGTGGTCGATGAGTCGGG GGTGATCCTGGGGATGGTGACTCTGGGGAACATGCTGTCATCCTTGCTCGCTGGGAAGGTTCAGCCAGCAGACCAGGTTCGCAAAGTCATCTACAGGCAGTTCAAACAG ATTCTCCTGACCGACCCACTGGGCAAGCTCTCGCACATCCTGGAGATGGACCACTTTGCCCTGGTGGTCCACGAGCAGATCCAGT AA
- the CBS gene encoding cystathionine beta-synthase isoform X3, giving the protein MPSEIPQAEEGSAECPHLSGAPLGKGSLAEGSPEDKEAQECLWIRPDAPSRCTWQLGRPITDSPHHHTALTKSPKILPDILKKIGDTPMVRINKIGKNFGLKCELLAKCEFFNAGGSVKDRISLRMIEDAEQAGILKPGDTIIEPTSGNTGIGLALAATVKGYRCIIVMPEKMSMEKVDILRALGAEIVRTPTNARFDSPESHVGVAWRLRNEIPNSHILDQYRNASNPLAHYDTTAEEILQQCDGKLDMLVASAGTGGTITGIARKLKEKCPGCKIIGVDPEGSILAEPEELNQTERTAYEVEGIGYDFIPTVLDRTVVDKWFKSNDEESFTFARMLIAQEGLLCGGSAGSAVAAAVKAAQELREGQRCVVILPDSVRNYMSKFLSDKWMLQKGFLKEEDLTVKKPWWWHLRVQELSLSAPLTVLPTVTCEHTIEILREKGFDQAPVVDESGVILGMVTLGNMLSSLLAGKVQPADQVRKVIYRQFKQILLTDPLGKLSHILEMDHFALVVHEQIQCK; this is encoded by the exons ATGCCTTCCGAGATACCCCAAGCAGAAGAAGGGTCTGCAGAGTGCCCGCACCTCTCAGGGGCACCCTTGGGGAAAGGAAGCCTGGCGGAGGGGTCCCCGGAAGACAAGGAAGCCCAGGAGTGCCTGTGGATCCGCCCCGATGCCCCGAGCAGGTGTACCTGGCAGCTGGGCAGACCCATCACCGACTCTCCGCATCACCACACTGCCTT GACAAAATCCCCCAAAATCTTGCCGGATATCCTGAAGAAAATTGGGGATACTCCCATGGTGAGAATCAACAAGATCGGGAAGAACTTTGGCCTGAAGTGTGAGCTCT TGGCTAAGTGTGAGTTCTTCAACGCGGGCGGGAGCGTGAAGGACCGCATCAGCCTGCGGATGATCGAGGATGCTGAGCAGGCTGGGATTCTGAAGCCCGGAGACACGATCATTGAGCCGACGTCCGGGAACACAG GGATCgggctggccctggctgccacCGTGAAGGGCTACCGCTGCATCATCGTGATGCCGGAGAAGATGAGCATGGAGAAG GTGGACATCCTGCGGGCCCTGGGGGCCGAGATCGTGAGGACGCCCACCAACGCCAGATTTGACTCCCCAGAGTCACACGTGGGGGTGGCGTGGAGACTGAGGAACGAGATCCCCAATTCTCACATCCTGGACCAG TACCGCAATGCCAGCAACCCCCTTGCTCACTACGACACCACCGCCGAGGAGATCCTGCAGCAGTGTGATG GGAAGCTGGACATGCTGGTGGCTTCAGCGGGCACGGGCGGCACCATTACGGGCATTGCCAGGAAGCTAAAGGAGAAGTGCCCTGGATGCAAA ATCATCGGGGTGGATCCCGAAGGCTCCATCCTGGCAGAGCCCGAGGAGCTGAACCAGACGGAGCGGACAGCCTACGAGGTGGAGGGCATCGGCTATGACTTCATCCCCACGGTGCTGGACCGCACG GTTGTGGACAAGTGGTTCAAGAGCAATGACGAGGAGTCCTTCACCTTCGCCCGCATGCTGATCGCGCAGGAGGGGCTGCTgtgcg GTGGCAGTGCGGGCAGCGCCGTGGCCGCGGCCGTGAAGGCGGCCCAGGAGCTGCGGGAGGGCCAGCGCTGCGTGGTGATCCTGCCCGACTCGGTCCGCAACTACAT GTCCAAGTTCCTGAGCGACAAATGGATGCTGCAGAAGGGCTTCCTGAAGGAGGAGGACCTCACGGTGAAGAAGCCGtg GTGGTGGCATCTCAGAGTCCAGGAGCTGAGCCTGTCAGCTCCCCTGACAGTGCTGCCCACGGTCACCTGTGAGCACACCATCGAGATCCTCCGAGAGAAGGGCTTCGACCAGGCGCCCGTGGTCGATGAGTCGGG GGTGATCCTGGGGATGGTGACTCTGGGGAACATGCTGTCATCCTTGCTCGCTGGGAAGGTTCAGCCAGCAGACCAGGTTCGCAAAGTCATCTACAGGCAGTTCAAACAG ATTCTCCTGACCGACCCACTGGGCAAGCTCTCGCACATCCTGGAGATGGACCACTTTGCCCTGGTGGTCCACGAGCAGATCCAGTGTAAGT AA